From the genome of Vicia villosa cultivar HV-30 ecotype Madison, WI linkage group LG2, Vvil1.0, whole genome shotgun sequence, one region includes:
- the LOC131645901 gene encoding GEM-like protein 4, which translates to MNTSFLHELLNGISISSTYPAGKSSKRYLPDSSGKYCKSITKSKKGKLNSVLTKMTDTIKGKLRLGTRILQVGGVEKVFMQLFSVKDGEKLLKASQCYLSTTSGPIAGLLFISTHKVAFCSEKSIKITSPKGEFIRVHYKVSIPHEKIEHVNQSQNVKKPSEKYIEIVTVDGFDFWFMGFFNYRKALRYLQQAIYRSQREK; encoded by the exons ATGAATACTTCATTTCTTCATGAGCTACTTAATGGAATCTCTATCAGCTCAACTTATCCAGCTGGGAAGTCCTCAAAGAGATACTTGCCTGATTCTTCTGGCAAATACTGCAAGTCTATCACAAAGTCAAAGAAGG gtAAATTAAATTCAGTTCTAACTAAGATGACAGATACTATAAAAGGGAAATTGAGGTTGGGAACGAGAATTCTTCAAGTTGGAGGAGTAGAGAAAGTGTTTATGCAACTTTTTAGTGTTAAAGATGGAGAGAAGTTGTTGAAAGCATCACAGTGCTACTTATCAACGACATCAGGTCCTATAGCAGGCCTCCTCTTCATATCCACTCACAAAGTTGCTTTTTGCAGTGAGAAATCCATCAAGATTACTTCTCCAAAAGGAGAATTTATTAGAGTTCATTATAAG GTCTCTATTCCACATGAAAAGATAGAGCATGTCAACCAAAGTCAAAATGTGAAGAAACCTTCGGAAAAGTATATAGAAATAGTTACTGTGGATGGTTTTGACTTCTGGTTTATGGGTTTTTTTAATTATCGGAAAGCTTTAAGATATCTCCAGCAGGCTATCTATCGATCTCAGAGAGAAAAGTAG
- the LOC131645898 gene encoding GEM-like protein 7, which yields MQTSLLHELIVGTPIIYDQFQKSDNRYLLDSASHQSQYPSKHQSKCRASSNQKKRSRKANSNSETSARLGTNISETIKRKLSLGARILQVGGVEKMFMQYFSVIQGERLLKVSQCYLSTTSGPLAGLLFISTEKVAFCSERSIKVFNQKGQMCRIRYKVVIPGKNIKCVNQSQNVDKPTQKYITIVTTDNFDFWFMGVFKYQKTINYLEQAISQNITRRCSKKASCCDYKH from the exons ATGCAGACCTCACTTCTTCATGAGCTAATTGTTGGAACTCCAATCATATATGACCAGTTTCAAAAGTCGGATAACAGATACTTGCTTGATTCTGCCTCTCATCAATCTCAATATCCATCTAAACATCAAAGCAAAT GTAGAGCAAGTTCTAACCAGAAAAAACGCAGCAGGAAGGCCAATAGTAATTCTGAAACTTCAGCAAGACTTGGGACAAACATATCTGAAACTATAAAGAGGAAGTTGAGCTTAGGGGCTCGAATTCTTCAAGTTGGTGGAGTGGAGAAAATGTTCATGCAATATTTTAGCGTGATACAAGGGGAGAGACTGTTGAAAGTTTCCCAATGTTATTTGTCCACCACGTCTGGCCCTCTAGCTGGTCTCCTTTTCATCTCAACTGAAAAGGTTGCCTTTTGCAGCGAGAGATCCATAAAAGTGTTTAATCAAAAAGGTCAAATGTGTAGGATCCGCTATAAG GTTGTGATTCCTGGGAAGAACATAAAGTGTGTGAATCAAAGTCAAAATGTTGATAAACCAACACAGAAGTACATAACTATAGTTACAACGGATAATTTTGATTTCTGGTTTATGGGCGTCTTCAAATATCAGAAAACTATAAATTATCTTGAGCAAGCAATTTCACAAAATATAACTAGACGATGCTCGAAGAAAGCTTCATGTTGCGATTACAAACATTAA
- the LOC131645900 gene encoding GEM-like protein 4 encodes MTYLMESLSAQLIRLGSPQRDTCLILLENTASLSQSLSTTSGPIAGLLFISTHKVAFCSEKSIKITSPKGEFIRVHYKVSIPHEKIEHVNQSQNAKKPSEKYVEIVTVDGFDFWFMGFFNYRKALRYLQQAIYRSQIEK; translated from the exons ATGACCTACTTAATGGAATCTCTATCAGCTCAACTTATCCGGTTGGGAAGTCCTCAAAGAGATACTTGCCTGATTCTTCTGGAAAATACTGCAAGTCTATCACAAAGTCTATCAACAACATCAGGTCCTATAGCTGGCCTCCTCTTCATATCCACTCACAAAGTTGCTTTTTGCAGTGAGAAATCCATCAAGATTACTTCTCCAAAAGGAGAATTTATTAGAGTTCACTATAAG GTTTCTATTCCACATGAAAAGATAGAACATGTCAACCAAAGTCAAAATGCGAAGAAGCCTTCGGAAAAGTATGTAGAAATAGTTACCGTGGATGGTTTTGACTTCTGGTTTATGGGTTTTTTTAATTACCGGAAAGCTTTAAGATATCTCCAACAGGCTATCTATCGATCTCAAATAGAAAAGTAG
- the LOC131649194 gene encoding GEM-like protein 4, translating into MQTSLLHELVVGTPVIYDQFQKLDNRYLLDYGSHQFQYPSKHQRKCRANSNQKKRSRKVNSNSEISVRPGTNISETIKRKLSLGARILQVGGVEKMFMQYFSVTEGERLLKVSQCYLSTTSGPLAGLLFISTEKVAFCSERSIKVFNQKGQMCRIRYKVVIPAKKIKCVNLLGYWFGP; encoded by the exons ATGCAGACCTCACTTCTTCACGAGCTAGTTGTTGGAACTCCAGTCATATATGACCAGTTTCAAAAGTTGGATAACAGATACTTGCTTGATTACGGCTCACATCAATTTCAATATCCATCTAAACATCAAAGAAAAT GTAGAGCAAATTCTAACCAGAAAAAACGCAGCAGGAAAGTCAATAGTAATTCTGAAATTTCAGTGAGACCAGGGACAAACATATCTGAAACTATTAAAAGGAAGTTGAGCTTAGGGGCTCGCATTCTTCAAGTTGGTGGAGTGGAGAAAATGTTCATGCAATATTTTAGCGTGACAGAAGGGGAGAGGCTGTTGAAAGTTTCCCAGTGTTATTTGTCCACCACGTCTGGCCCTCTAGCTGGTCTCCTCTTCATCTCAACTGAAAAGGTTGCGTTTTGCAGTGAAAGATCCATAAAAGTCTTTAATCAAAAAGGTCAAATGTGTAGGATCCGCTATAAG GTTGTCATTCCTGCGAAGAAGATAAAGTGTGTGAATCTGTTAGGATATTGGTTTGGGCCTTAG